The Artemia franciscana chromosome 9, ASM3288406v1, whole genome shotgun sequence region TGGCCAGGTCAGAagttagaaaatgtattttttccttttttttacataatcaaacagtttgtagtaatgaactgtaagtaaggagcgactcggcaaaatagtagccgaaactctaaaagtgGGATTTTAATgtcaatagatacattaaacgaatcagcttattatgttgattacaaatatataagattcataaagtttagttttacccataaaaagttacgagcctgaaataatttacctgatttttgaaataaggggaaacacccccaaaaagtaacACAATAActcaatcagattcagcgtaccagatacccctactgcagaagtttcgagctcttatatgcaaaaatgtgcaTATAGCCTGAGGAAAGTTTTAGCCTGAGGAAAGatgtgtgttttattttatttttccaagacgttttattttgtttttttcaaagatgtttttttgttcaaattttgttttttcgaggACCATTTAAAAATGGTCTTCGACGATAGGGAGAGGGtgcattcgaacagaaattaaaagttctagtgccgtttttaagtgagcAAATAGATTGGAGGGCGACTGGGCCCACTGTTTGAAGCCCAATGACAACgtttttgaagaaactgaatTTCAGAAGGAAGACAGGGGAGGAAGGGGGACTAACACAACTAAAGTTTTCCCACCCACTACTTCATAGCAAATTAGGCCCGTGCATGTGACTTTGTTGTTGGCTTTTTccgtttattgtttatttttcagcagAAGCTATGAAATCCGATCAAAAAGATCGTCTAAAAGGCAAAATAAAGAAGggggaagaaaaaaataagaatcttGAAGGAAATGATGAAAGTGAACATGGTGAAAGTGAGGCGCATTGGGAAAGTGAAGACGATCCAAATAAGCTGTGGTGTATTTGCCAGACGCCACATAACAATCGATTTATGGTTTGTTGCGACAGTTGTGACAAGTGGTATCATGGCAAGTGCGTCGGAGTTACAAGGATTCTCGGTAAGTATGGAGCAGATTTGTACCACCTCTATCaaaaagtaccccccccccaaaaaaaaaaaatacaactgcAGGGGGTTGGTTTCCAATACCCTTTCaactcataaaaaaaatggaatagaactttcaattgttGACGTAGTTTACATCCTCCATAGTCTTTGTGACAATGAAGCCGAGGTAGGAATCAGGAAAGGGAAATCGAAGAAAGGTCTTCCCAGAAAAATCCTGGAGATTGTGTATAAATTTTTACCTCCATCAGGGCCGTAGCTCCAATATTTGTATTCAAGAGAGAGCAAGAGGGGGCCCACCTCCGAATTGTCAATGAGTATGGGATATACTTGAGGGAAAGGAGTGGAGGTTCTGGTTCTAtgtattcttttcttaatttatttatctattccCTAGacggatttattctctagacaatttaaTCCTGTTGAGATTTATCCTGGACAATAATCCTCAACATATCCATGCATAAAAGTGAGTTGGAAaggagaaagcaagacataagaagagcgtcgtataagaattctggcaaatgcCCCctttgtaaaatttcccctgaaaaccTCCCTCCTCGTGAAAAATTTCTCCcattgaaaatcacaccaacacgaaattgccccctcccctctataaaaaaatatatccgtacttcccaataacaaatactatacgtaaaaatTGAGCGagttttgtaacttaaagactttTCCCCGGGACTTGGGGGTCAGGATATCTGACAATAtctccatattgtctctttatttttgttgaatttagcacagcctcgcaagcctcgcttatgttgtgctattcattaagaaatgtttatttcttataaaactgttctactactactactactactactactaaaggaatagttattcggcctttcaactattctgaacagaATAGCTATGACAAAATTTCGATaacacgattttgagaaaaaggggcgtAAGGGGCTCTATTACTATacaatcttttggtcacttagaaagggcactatgatttttcatttatgttagaataagccctcttctGATATTCCTGGACAACAGAGTCCATACATTCacccatgaaaaaataaaataaacacatatccatgacctttcttctggcaaaaatacaaaattccacatatttgaaAATTGGAGCTTGAAAGCTCTACAGTAGGcatctcggatacgctgaacctAATTGTGTAATTTTAAacaagattctatgaattttacgtggcgtttcccttttttcaaaattcaggcaCATTTTTTTCGGGCTGATTGTCTCTGATGGGTAACGCTAAACTTAATGTAACTTATAGGTTTAAAATCagagtaattttattttttacagttcTGGCTACGATTAACCCAAGAcgttccttatttacagtttgttaccaagtACTGTTTGATATCATATTTGATAGTCTAATACATGCTAAAATGGTGTTCAATCATTGACTAACCCTTCACTCTTCCATTCAAAAACTTTAGACCTCTTCCAAAACCAGTTTTAAATAGGGCTCAAATGGTTAATATCTGTAAATGTTTTAGGTGAAATTAGTGAGACGTGGATTTGCCCACTTTGCAGAGAAAAGAACGAAAATaatggaagaaaagaaaataactgcAGGCAATCCAGGAAGTGCCCCAAAAAGCAGAAGCTGCTAGATCCAGGGAAGAGTAAAGATACTAAACTCTCAAACCAGGTAATTGCATAGATTATGTTGGTATTATAATGgtgttataattattattataattatgatagtagaaattattctataaatGAATGGctttgttccctcctcaacgccctactctttacgctaaagttttttattgttttcaaaagcAGAATcaagacaaaaagtcaaactttaccgcaaagagcagggcgttgaggagtggacagttcctttcatatacggaataaattctattcgttttaagttttaatatagctctttgctttcagctaaaagaacttgtttttgtatttaatttctggacgtttttgaattaatactggttttgattttggcttatcgtacatgaataattaaaacgaaagttgcttgttaatttttgcttttttggctaaatggctttctaaaagttgtgattggaagattttgagaaagaaaggGGGTAGAGGAGGCGGTCTAATTGCCCCCAAATTTAtttggttacttataaaggccactagaactttgaattttatctacgaacgtttttattggtaataaatgcacgtaacttacaaattcacttacgtaacgaacttctttattcgtatatttttattacttatatgagtgGCTTTGCCCCTACATCAATACTTCACTCTCTACACtagactttgaattttttttttccaattcattaagaatgaccccggaCTCACAaaagccatttaattagaataaatagctctgtttgttataagttttaatatttctccttactttcagttgaaaaaacttataattttaatttgatttctcaCTCACAaaagccatttaattagaataaatagctctgttcgttataagttttaatattgctccttactttcagttgaaaaaacttaaatttttcatttcatttctcatttttttttaaataaagcaagAAAATTCCAACTAGAaatcccccatgataaattcctacATCGAAAGATTTCTCCCtatagcccctcccccacccctcgcaccataaaaaaaatccccctgaaaacatctgtatacttcccaataacatatactttaagtaaacaatgggcaaagttcctTCTTCTATGAAAAGtacctccattgaaagatcctcctacgtgaCCCCCTCCCTCTGACCCTCCCcccataggaaaaaaaaaacaaaatatgtgtatactttgaaattaccaacaatatatgtaaacaattggcaaagttcacaactttaagtccttcccctggggactctggggattaagtcgtccttgaagacatagttattagattttttgactatactgaataaaatgcctatcgtaaaattttgatctggtgacttagggaaaaataagcgtgggagggggcctacttACCCTCCATTTTTGGCCGtttaaaacgggcactagaacttttatttattgttagaatgagcccttctcacgacattctaggacctctgggtcgatacgatcacccgtaggaaaaaaaacccacataaacatgcatccatgatctttcttctggcaaaaaatacaaaattctacatgtttcaaacagttcgtggtaacgaacagtagcaagtagcggcccggctcaatagtaaacgaaagtctaaaaaacagaattttgatactaatcgatgcatcaaaagaattaggtttttatgttcattttaaatatacaagtttcatcaaatttggttttacccatcaaaagatacgagcctgagaaaatttgccttattttggaaaataggggaaaacactacttaaaagtcatagaattgacgaaattttttgtttaattttttaacatttttgaattaataaatgttttgattttgggtcaccgcacatgaattaagtttatttttgctaactggctttcttatattttcgttaagattctatgactttcaggggatgtttctcccttttttctacaataaggcaaattttctcaggctcgtaacttttgatgtgtaagactaaactagatgaaacttaaatatttaaaattagcataaaatacaattcttttgatgtaattattggtatcaaagttccattttttagagtttcgattactattgagccgggtcactccttaccagagttcgttaccacgaactgtttgaaaacaaaacttgcaaattttatttgtgtttttctttggctaaatggctttctcttattttGGATCGGAggatattgagaaaaaaggggtgggggaggaggcctagtcgccctccagtttttggttacttaaaaaggcaactcgaactttcaattttttacaaacgcattagaaaaaatatacgtaggctaccttaaaaattaacttgagtaacgaacttctatattcgtatatttttttacgtatatgagggagtttgtccccttgttaataccttgctctttatactaaagcttaaattttgtcccaattctttaagaatgaccccagaataacaaaggtcgtagaacaaattgttaaaattattaaaagtactttagcgtaaagagcgaggtatttaggaggagatgaacccttcctgtgcgtaacaatttctgtttctttttagttttaatgctgctccttactttcagttgaataaacttttttatatttatatttttattgtttttcttaaataatgctataaaatcctgcgcccccttcatggaattccTTTCACCCtatgacaaattactccaaggaaatatccttccACGTAGCTTCCTCTCCTTAacctctccccccaaccaaacaaatccacttgaaaacgtctgtacactgcccaataaccattactgtgtgtaaacactggtcaaatgtgtaacttgcagccccttccccagggactctgggggagtaagtcgtcacaaagacatagctattatgttcttcgactatgctaaacacaattattatctcaaaattttgatccgttgactttgggcaaaaaatgagtgggggagggggcctagctgccctccaatttttttagtcacttaaaaaggacacaaaaacatttaattttcgttaaaatgagccctcttgcgacactctaggaacactgggtcgatactattacccctgggaaaaagaaaaaaacaacaacaaataattaaCATGCACatgtgatcagtcttctggcaaaaaatacaaagttgcacatttttgtggataggagcttgaaacttatacagtgGGGCTCTCTTATacactgaatgtgatggtgttattttcgttaaaatttcaattttatattgttttaaaaagtagagttgtgagaaagagtcaaaatttaccATAAAGAGTGAgcgtaaaaaactttagagtaaagaacgacgtgttgaggaggggacaaccccttgcatatacggaataatttttgtttgtcttaagttttaatgtcgctccttacttgcagttaaaaactattttttttttaatttagatacAAGTTTGAAATCTCTGCAGTAGGAttttctaatacgctgaatctaatggtttaatttttattaatattgtatgacttttataGCGTGTAACcccttttattgaaaacaatgtaaattttatcaggctcttgtgatgagtaagactaacttgatgaaactcatatatttaaaatcaaaatttgaattttctttatgtatctattggcattaagattcttttttttagagtttcggttactattgagctgggtcactccttactacagttcattaccacgaactatttgaaacagGTTTTCCTGAGATATaatctaagcattttttttttctgaaaactagGTTCTCTTCTTTCCAAGACTCTTCAAAAGATTGATGTTactattcaattaaataaaaaatcaagttttttttaactgaaagtaaggagcgacaataaaagttaaaacgaacagaaatcattccgtatatgaaaggggctgtctcctcctcaccacccccctctttacgctataaATCAAGTCTTTAAattgacagtaaggagcgacattaaaacttaatgtcGTAACCTGGAAAggggacacaaggaattatttcagttcgttttaagttctaatgtcacttcttactttcagttaaaacaaacatgtttttttttatttaatctatgaaCGTAGAGTCACAGGGAATCAGAGAGGCTTCTTTCATGCTGCCAAACCTTTACTTCTTGGTGACATAAAATACTGCCTACCATATTTGCTACTTCATAATCCATACTTAATCCATTATTCCATATTTCCTCCACTGAACAATCTTAAAAATCTTACTTACCTGATAAGACCATGAACTTTTTGACTCATCTATAACGGCTTTTAGATAAGCTGATTTAAATAGTATGTTCCCAGAACCAAGCCATATTCACTAGCCTAAAGTTTCTTCGctaagaaattacaaaatcttCTCTAACTACAAAACTGTTAACGTTTCTGTTTACACCTTACCATCTCTTACAGTAAACTAGCTACACCTTTCTAATTTGTCGCTTTTCTGGAATCTCCATTTTTACAGAATTTGTATCTCTCACCCTTCTAAAATAAATTGATCAACCTCACTTTAACTGGCACTCGTAACTAGACTACTCTTTTTCCAACATCCGATTCAAGTTTCATTCTTGACAAATATTCCAGTAATAAATTTAACAACTTCCATAACTTCTTATCTTAATCTACAACTAAAGCTACATCATTCACGAACAGGAGAGTATGTATATGTACATCCCCTACATATTCGCTGTCAATATTAGCTTTCTCTTCTCATTATCAAATGCACCTTTCCAAATCCACAGAGGGTTCTTATTTCCACTCTTTCCTAGGCTTCCTGTATTcaggttgcagtggtagctagcaTCCTGTTTTTACTGTCACTAAGATAATGGATGAGACCAGCCAAACAATTGCCTTAGCGTGCTTCACTATTATATTTGGTGTTGCATATTTGCTCGAAATGAAcaaaagattaataaaaaaagaaaaaaaattaaaattaaatttcaatttaaaaatgtaaacatgGATGATGAAAATAGACATTGATTTCTGGCCAGGCACGTGTCTCGACATGGGATTCTAGCCAGACACGAAATTGAACGCCGCTTTATATCCTTTTTAATGAAATCCATGCCTCATCACCAGCACGATCAAAACCATGATAAGCTTCTTGCAAGAGAAAACAAATCGGAGAGAACAATATTTTCCTAGGTGTCTACCCCTCTCCCCTCTTTCTCTTCTCTCACTTTTCCTGTCTCTCTCCCGCTCTCTATTTCTAGATGATATTGTCATGGAGCTGCTGAAGGAAATTAGATaagctttattattattattattaccctACTTTAGAACACAAACTACGACTCATACGCTATTTATTGAATACCCTCTTTTGAGTTTTAGATGGAAGCATTACATTACACATAGactattttttcactttttagttCATTTCATAAATAATGAAGACGTCCATTTCATTTCCttctttctattatttttgttaattattattCTTGTTCACTGCAACGCTATCCGTTATTGCAAGCTTCGatcttttataaatttaaaataaatgcgTAGATCTAATACAAACAAtagatttctataaaaaaaaaatgtatttccttCTTATTGtaagttcttttcttttctttgaagaatGATGTACCGGAATTGAAAAGTAGACCTGAATATGCCACTGGACGGCGGCAGCCAGTCAAAACTACTGCCAAACGAGTTGGAGCCACACATGTCAAACCTATGGCATCGAAGCCTTCTGTTTATGGACAGCAGATAGCGCCTACTGCACAATTCGCTCCTCAACATAATATCGCCCCACAGCCTCCTACTTATGGACAACAACGTACTACTAATGCGACACCTATTACGTCATTCCCTTCTCAGCAAGTTGCTCCTGCTCAACCCTCTTTATATGGAAATCAGCGTCCATCGACTCCGTCAATTGTTTCTCAGCAAGCTCCACCGCTAATTACTTCTCAGCAAGCTCCACCGCCTATTGATTCTCAGCAAGCACCGTCCATTCAAGCCATGCAACAGGCAGCATATGGAACTTCTGGATCCAGTACCTTTTTGCCTGCTGCTCAAGCTGCGACGGCTTCTATGCCCGCTAAACCAATGTTTCAACCAACTGTACCTTTCCCAATGGCGCCACAGGCATTACCTACCTCAGGTTTGGCTTTATCAATTATTTTAGATCAATGGattaattattttagattttagaatttttgttaTGTCTTCTGCCTTGaagaattaaccatccccccaactcccccaaagagagcggatccgttccggctgtgaatcacgtatctgggacttgtgcttatttttcccaccaagtttcatccccatccctccattctaagcgttttccaagactttaggtcccccccccaaacgtcACAGGATCCGGTCTGGATTTcaaataagtgctctgagaaccgatatccttccaaacatcaaatttcattaagatcacatcatttcttcgtaagctaaaaatacctcgtatttcaaatttttcagtaaTAGCCGatccccacaactcccccaaagagagcggatccgttctggttatgtcaatcccttatctaggacttgtgattatttttccaaccaagtttcatcctggtccttccactctaagcgtttttcaagattttaggctccccccaaactcctccagatgtcaccgaatccggtcaggatttacaataagagctctgagacacgatatccttcccaacatcaaatttcattaagatccgatcactccttcgtaagttaaaaataactcatttttctaatttttcagagataagcctccttccccccaaactccaccaagtGAGCGGATCTGtaccggctatgtcaatcacttatctaagacttgtgcttatttttcccaccaagtttcatctagatccctccactctaagcgttatcaaagattttaggtcccccccccaatgtcaaggGATCCCgtcgcgatttaaaataaaggcTCTAAGAGACGATATCCTTCcgaacatgaaatttcattaagatctgatcacccttcaGTAAGTTAAAATGGATCTTATAAACCTAAGTAAAAGACCAACATTGTGCTTAATTAATGGTCATAAAGGGACATCCTGTTATTAAACAAGGAGATAAAATTCAGTGACCTAATTACCAAAGAAACCAATTACCAATTCtattaaacaaacaattaaagTTGTACCTATAGCTTTAAAGTTAAATCAGTTTGAATTTGTCTGTTGGGGCAACACCATCAATAAATGGATCCTTCAATGTTAGAAACTTCAAATGGTGCAGGGGACGCTGCAGGGCAGGGTGGTTCAGCAAGCATGGGCTCTCAAACAGGAAGTTTAGAATCACTTGGCACAAATAGAGCAAGTTCTGCGATGTTTCCAGATGGTGTCTCGGTTTCGTTCCCTTTGGGAAGATTCCCAACTGGTACAGTTCCGTTAAATGGAGCATTTCCAGGATTTGGTTCGCAGTTTTCGTCCCCTCAAGATTTATTAGAAGAGGGAAAAGAAGAGCCTTTTCTTACAAAAGTCAATAATGATTTTTCACTTCTGCAGCTTGGTGAGCCCTTTGTTTCTTGTTAAACATTATTTGCTATAAATAGCCCCCTCAAAGAATCAACTTTCTGCAATTTTATGCATCAAAATAGGCTATTCCTTCCCCACCCCCCctcaaaaagctaaaaaaattaagaagtactgatttttattcatatttcaaTACCAATACCCTACCGTGATCACAACTGTTCTCTAATGATGGTATGTTTTTGCATCGGAAAACTGATTTCCCAAGCTAACTccagcttcttttttctcaaaaaatacctcatttttttctggatTTGAATGGCCAataagaaatcttgaaaattgaaCAATTTAAGAGATTTATGGGaaattcctgggagggtgtaaagaaggagacTTGGCACGTCAGCACTTTTAGGTGAATTACGGAATTCTGACttgatttaaaatatgtatttatcattttattctttGGTAAGtgttgtaatttctctttttgtcaTTAGTGTTCTTAGTTAAAAGCTCTTAGCTGTTCTAAATCTGTTCTAATCAAANNNNNNNNNNNNNNNNNNNNNNNNNNNNNNNNNNNNNNNNNNNNNNNNNNNNNNNNNNNNNNNNNNNNNNNNNNNNNNNNNNNNNNNNNNNNNNNNNNNNGCAACTATTCTGACATACAATAATGAGCCGTTCTACATGCTATTCTGCTTTTCAAAGTCTCTCTCAAAGAAAATTTCAGTGTTAATGAGTCAATTCTGCAGGCTGAAAAACTATACACAAATCTTATGAACAAAGCGGTCTTTGGAGATGTAAAAGTAAACCCTTCCCAGGAAAAATAGTGGGATTGATCAATAAAAAGAGACTGGAACTGCTCCAGTACAGAACCTCGAAACGGTGTTCCCAATAATCCGATATGGTATCTGTACTGAGAAATTTCTTTACAGCTGAATGATATGGGGCTGTAAATGAAAGGGgccgcttcctcatcaacgccccgctttttacgctaaagtttttttactgttttaaaaagtagagttaagagaaagagtcaaact contains the following coding sequences:
- the LOC136030764 gene encoding death-inducer obliterator 1-like gives rise to the protein MYNQCQCGIKCSSVIKCSFKEKESRPCETPKNAMLKDSKKEKKNGSNGVPTPSGGTQPHIKSECPTPDPLAANAGTTVPSVTVKDEPSTPNGGESMNNCENSGSNNCATLSGQSGNTSSGPQPTSGPDIKPIVCGPGGGMNPMIGPNSVGSNPMDNFFNDPPMDTEAMKSDQKDRLKGKIKKGEEKNKNLEGNDESEHGESEAHWESEDDPNKLWCICQTPHNNRFMVCCDSCDKWYHGKCVGVTRILGEISETWICPLCREKNENNGRKENNCRQSRKCPKKQKLLDPGKSKDTKLSNQNDVPELKSRPEYATGRRQPVKTTAKRVGATHVKPMASKPSVYGQQIAPTAQFAPQHNIAPQPPTYGQQRTTNATPITSFPSQQVAPAQPSLYGNQRPSTPSIVSQQAPPLITSQQAPPPIDSQQAPSIQAMQQAAYGTSGSSTFLPAAQAATASMPAKPMFQPTVPFPMAPQALPTSGLALSIILDQWINYFRF